The window TTTGGCGCCGATTTCATAACTGCGGCCCTCCTCTGGATCGAAGGTGTTGCCGGCATCGTCCACGTCATCGTTGGGTTTGAAGGAGCGACTGTAGTTGCCATACAGCGACAGGTTGTCGGTGGCTTTGTAGACCAGCCCCAGGAACGGTACAAAAGCGTCGCCGTTGTCATCGCGGTTGACCACATAACGGCTGCCCAAACCTTGGTCGCTGTATTGATCGTAATGCTGGTAGCGGCCACCCAAGACTAGAATCCAGTGGTCGTCGAGGTGCCAGTTGTCCTTGAGATAAACGGAGCTGGAGGTCAACTGGTTACTCAGGTCGCTTTGGGGAGCACTGATCTGGCTTGGCTCTGGCAGGTTGCCGTAGATCGGCGAAGTGATGTCGAAACCACCCTGAGCAGTATTGCGGTAGGTCTTGCCACGAAATTGGTCAGACACTTGATTGTCAGCCCCAACCAGCAGGTCATGACGCTGACCAAACAATTGCTGCCTGCCGATGAAATCCCAGCTGGCGTAGCGGGTTTCATCGTCATAGTGAGCACCGTTGGCGGCACGGCGCAAATTATTACCCGTCAGCGAATTGGGCTGCGCAATCGAAAGACTATACCGATCATTGTTCCAACCATAGGTCACGCGGGTCTTCCACGCTTCACTCAGCTCATACTCAAACCGCGCTGTCGCCGTTTCGCGAATCCCCACGCTTTTGGCCCAAGGCTCATCAAGGCGCTTGTTGTAGTCAATGTCGGCCGGATGCCCGTCGGTGAATACGGTGCCGCGGTCGAAGGGATTGGAATATTCGTTGTACTCATAACTGAGGTTCAACGAGGCCCGCTCACCCGTCCAGGTCAGGGACGGCGCCACCAGCGTGCTCTCGTTGACGCCATAGTTGCGCCAATAATCCTCATGCCCACGCTCGGCGATCAACCGATACGCCAGGCCGGTATCGCCCAACGGCCCGGTGGTATCCAGGGCCATGGTGCCGCCACCTTCGCTGTAGGCCGAGCCGCTCAGTGTGGTGCTCTGGGTGTATTCGGGTTTCTTGCTGATGATGTTGACCAGGCCGCCGGGCTCCAGCGCGCCGTATAACATCGAGGCCGGGCCCTTGAGCACTTCGACCCGCTCGGTGGTGGCGCTGAAGTTACGTCCCAGGTTCGAACGCACACCATCGCGCAGGATCGAGCCGTCATCGTTGGTGCCGAAACCGCGCTTGACCAGCGAATCCCGCGAACCGCCCAGGGTATTGCCCTGGCTGACGCCGCTGACAAATTTCATCGCATCGCCCAGCGAGCGCACCTGATAGTCCGCCAGGGTCTGCCGGGTCACCACGTTGATCGACTGCGCCTCTTCCTTGATCGGTACATCGCTTTTGCTCGCGGTGCTGGCTTGCGACGCCGTGTACCCTTCGTCCTGAGTGATGCGACTGCCCTGGATGTCCGTGGTTGGCAGTTCGAGAATGTCCTGCGCCCACAAAGGGCTTGCAATGAAACAGCAGGACAGCGTTGGCAACACGCGTTTAAAAAAGGCGTTGCGGGTAGCGAGAGGGGTGGAACGATTCAAGACGCAGCACTCACAGAGGGATGTTAATGAGAGAGAATATACTTTGAGAATGATTCCCAGTAAATATTTCTAACGCTTTCCCGCTTGACCCGCGCAAAAAAAAGACGCCGGATCACTCCGGCGCCTTTGTTCGTTTCC is drawn from Pseudomonas rhizophila and contains these coding sequences:
- a CDS encoding TonB-dependent siderophore receptor, giving the protein MNRSTPLATRNAFFKRVLPTLSCCFIASPLWAQDILELPTTDIQGSRITQDEGYTASQASTASKSDVPIKEEAQSINVVTRQTLADYQVRSLGDAMKFVSGVSQGNTLGGSRDSLVKRGFGTNDDGSILRDGVRSNLGRNFSATTERVEVLKGPASMLYGALEPGGLVNIISKKPEYTQSTTLSGSAYSEGGGTMALDTTGPLGDTGLAYRLIAERGHEDYWRNYGVNESTLVAPSLTWTGERASLNLSYEYNEYSNPFDRGTVFTDGHPADIDYNKRLDEPWAKSVGIRETATARFEYELSEAWKTRVTYGWNNDRYSLSIAQPNSLTGNNLRRAANGAHYDDETRYASWDFIGRQQLFGQRHDLLVGADNQVSDQFRGKTYRNTAQGGFDITSPIYGNLPEPSQISAPQSDLSNQLTSSSVYLKDNWHLDDHWILVLGGRYQHYDQYSDQGLGSRYVVNRDDNGDAFVPFLGLVYKATDNLSLYGNYSRSFKPNDDVDDAGNTFDPEEGRSYEIGAKYDPLPGLNINLALYDIVKKNVVTSSTVNGVTLAEAAGKVGSQGLELDVTGRLAERWDLIGTYAYTHTEILDDPDDEGHRLANAPKHTASLYLTHHLNVPAEFGAWHAGAGARYVGERAANNANDFWLSSYTVADAFLRWESPVLGHKTSLQLNVDNLFDKHYYPSSTGSQLQVNVGEPRTARLSASVTF